The Fibrobacter sp. UWB4 genome includes a window with the following:
- a CDS encoding mechanosensitive ion channel family protein, whose product MNDYYQFAILSAVVAAVYAFLYLVVHPLAKWIAIKTPNKFDDLLVKKKVISRALFFVPVIILVQSFPYVLAKGHWLYEFCEHIGNILFTVAAFLLASAVLDVIESLNERNVKMKLRPMRGIFQAIKLAMFCVATILVASQIVNKSPVIILSTLGAMATVLLLVFRDSILGLVSGIQINLSDLLRKGDWIEIERHHADGSVIDITLTSVKVRNWDNTVSVIPAYDLITNSFRNWRGMQESGGRRIKRSLFIDQQSIRFLTPEEIEKFMKIDVLRPYLEQKLSEIGEGSGVSENVTVTKLNGRHLTNIGTFRAYCTAYLRSRKTIAQDMTLMTRQLAPTPTGLPLEIYAFANTVEWIEYENIQSDIFDFLIASLPEFGLSLYQYANRVP is encoded by the coding sequence ATGAACGATTATTACCAATTTGCGATACTTTCTGCTGTCGTAGCTGCTGTTTATGCGTTTTTGTATCTAGTGGTGCATCCGCTTGCGAAATGGATTGCCATAAAGACTCCGAACAAGTTTGATGACTTGCTTGTGAAAAAGAAAGTGATTTCGCGAGCGCTCTTTTTTGTGCCGGTGATAATTCTGGTGCAGTCGTTCCCGTATGTGCTTGCGAAGGGACACTGGCTTTATGAATTTTGTGAACATATCGGAAATATTTTGTTTACGGTGGCGGCGTTCCTGCTTGCAAGTGCTGTGCTTGATGTCATTGAAAGTTTGAATGAACGCAATGTGAAAATGAAGCTACGCCCGATGCGTGGCATTTTCCAGGCCATAAAACTTGCGATGTTCTGCGTGGCGACCATCCTTGTGGCGTCACAGATTGTGAATAAAAGTCCGGTGATTATTTTGTCGACTTTGGGTGCCATGGCAACGGTCTTGTTGTTGGTTTTCAGGGACTCGATTCTTGGCTTGGTCTCTGGAATCCAGATAAACTTGTCGGACCTCTTGCGCAAGGGCGACTGGATTGAAATTGAACGCCACCATGCCGATGGCTCGGTCATTGACATTACGCTTACATCTGTGAAAGTGCGTAACTGGGATAATACAGTTTCGGTGATTCCGGCGTACGACTTGATAACCAATTCTTTCCGCAACTGGCGCGGTATGCAGGAATCGGGCGGTCGCCGCATCAAGCGTTCGCTTTTCATTGACCAGCAGAGCATCCGCTTTTTGACGCCTGAAGAAATTGAAAAGTTCATGAAGATTGATGTACTGCGCCCGTACTTGGAACAAAAGTTAAGTGAAATCGGTGAAGGTTCGGGTGTGTCGGAAAATGTCACGGTTACAAAACTGAATGGTCGCCATTTGACAAACATCGGAACGTTCAGGGCTTACTGCACGGCATATCTCCGCAGCCGTAAGACGATTGCTCAAGACATGACGCTCATGACGCGCCAGCTTGCGCCAACGCCGACGGGACTCCCGCTTGAAATCTATGCATTTGCCAATACGGTGGAATGGATCGAATACGAAAATATCCAGTCCGATATTTTTGATTTTCTGATTGCATCGCTCCCGGAATTTGGGCTTTCGCTGTACCAGTACGCGAACCGTGT